A single window of Halotalea alkalilenta DNA harbors:
- the msrB gene encoding peptide-methionine (R)-S-oxide reductase MsrB, translating to MSDQEKVTKSAAEWRETLTPEQYRVTREAGTEPPFSGDYEVAPVIGTFHCVCCDAPLFRNDDKFASHCGWPSFDRPLADAAVEEHIDTSHGMRRIEVTCRRCDAHLGHVFPDGPQDTTGLRYCINSVALKFRADE from the coding sequence ATGAGCGATCAGGAAAAAGTCACCAAGAGCGCCGCCGAATGGCGCGAGACGCTTACCCCCGAGCAATACCGGGTGACGCGCGAGGCAGGCACCGAACCACCGTTCAGCGGCGACTATGAAGTCGCGCCGGTGATCGGCACCTTCCACTGCGTGTGCTGCGACGCGCCGCTTTTTCGCAACGACGACAAATTCGCCTCGCACTGCGGCTGGCCAAGCTTCGATCGGCCGCTTGCCGATGCGGCGGTCGAAGAGCACATCGATACCAGCCATGGCATGCGCCGTATCGAAGTTACCTGCCGACGCTGCGATGCCCACCTCGGCCACGTATTCCCCGACGGCCCGCAGGACACCACCGGACTTCGCTACTGCATCAACTCGGTGGCACTGAAGTTCCGCGCGGACGAGTGA
- a CDS encoding acyltransferase family protein, translated as MKTSIPSSASGRERFYGLEWLRFLMALSMVVYHFGGLYGDLPLVARKIIGMGFFATSTFFMLSGFLLAHVALDAAGRLKGSAPAFVARRLCNLYPIHLITLLLALSLLLFQYPIVPEGVYVYYNSHPYVAPDAQLRELFGARLPWVSAIEHIGLQLFLLQAWEPRFLWLNGASWSISALFFFYLCFPSVAPRLMGIRRWGLALLAIWGLYMLGPLLATLSQAFDHVTVGLLHRNPLFRLPEFLVGILLYRAHREAWVRDALIRHRHALITLALCGVPLGAWLLTLDGTNFYYLVHNGLLLPFQALLLLGASALRAPRGEKSKRLAQRLGEAALCIFVLHTPLIGPFARATRWSIEQGAAIMQLDIKVIGLRELPIWSMPFHLLAIVALALSVQRWVVAPTRSWLEARLPRAWQRQPKREAQRSSTA; from the coding sequence GTGAAGACATCGATACCAAGTTCCGCTTCCGGTCGCGAGCGATTCTACGGCTTGGAGTGGCTGCGCTTTCTGATGGCGCTGTCCATGGTGGTCTACCACTTCGGTGGGCTCTATGGGGATCTGCCGCTGGTCGCACGCAAGATCATCGGCATGGGGTTCTTCGCCACCAGCACCTTCTTCATGCTTTCCGGCTTCCTGCTCGCCCACGTCGCGCTCGATGCCGCGGGCCGTTTGAAGGGCAGCGCGCCGGCCTTCGTCGCCAGGCGGCTGTGCAATCTCTACCCGATCCACCTGATCACGCTGCTGCTCGCTCTCAGCCTGCTGCTGTTCCAGTACCCGATCGTGCCGGAGGGGGTCTACGTCTATTACAACTCCCACCCCTATGTGGCGCCCGATGCGCAGCTGCGCGAGCTGTTCGGCGCGCGGCTGCCCTGGGTCTCGGCGATCGAGCACATCGGCCTTCAGCTTTTCCTGCTCCAGGCGTGGGAGCCGCGATTCCTGTGGCTCAACGGCGCCTCATGGTCGATTTCGGCGCTGTTCTTCTTCTATCTCTGCTTTCCCTCGGTGGCCCCTCGGCTGATGGGGATACGCCGCTGGGGTCTGGCTTTGCTGGCGATCTGGGGCCTCTACATGCTCGGTCCGCTGCTCGCGACCCTGAGCCAGGCGTTCGATCACGTCACCGTGGGACTGTTGCACCGCAATCCGCTGTTCAGGTTGCCTGAGTTCCTCGTCGGCATCCTGCTCTACCGGGCGCATCGCGAGGCGTGGGTACGTGATGCACTGATTCGGCACCGGCACGCGCTGATCACCCTGGCGCTGTGCGGTGTTCCCCTCGGCGCGTGGCTGCTCACCCTGGACGGCACCAATTTCTACTATCTGGTCCACAATGGCCTGCTGCTGCCCTTCCAGGCACTGCTGCTGCTCGGTGCCAGCGCGCTGCGAGCGCCGCGCGGCGAAAAGAGCAAGCGCCTCGCCCAGCGGCTCGGTGAGGCGGCGCTGTGCATCTTCGTGCTGCATACGCCGCTGATCGGCCCCTTCGCCCGGGCGACTCGCTGGTCGATCGAGCAGGGCGCGGCGATCATGCAGCTCGACATCAAAGTCATCGGTCTGCGCGAGCTGCCGATATGGAGCATGCCCTTCCATCTGCTCGCGATCGTCGCGCTGGCGCTGTCCGTCCAGCGGTGGGTGGTGGCGCCGACGCGAAGCTGGCTGGAGGCGCGGCTGCCGCGCGCCTGGCAACGACAGCCAAAGCGCGAGGCGCAGCGCAGCTCCACGGCATGA
- the ylqF gene encoding ribosome biogenesis GTPase YlqF: MLGWFPGHMNKARRQIKEALPAIDVVIEVLDARLPYSSANPMLAELTRHKPVLKILSRADLADPRLTEAWCAHFDAQPNTQALAMVTSDQRALKRIPALCRDLAGQVRADRDVRVMVMGIPNVGKSTLINNLAGRKIAKVGNEPAVTKRQQVVRLDNGIALTDTPGVLWPKIEDQASGYRLAASGAIRDTALDYLDVATITAAELARRYPEALKARYKLTDLPAYVAPAEVVEIEADGPRKIDLQALAGFDGQTIIAEIARKRGGLKSGGVLDLHRGAEVLLHELRDGKLGRLSLEAPEDIPAPGGPEEEQTG; encoded by the coding sequence ATGCTCGGTTGGTTTCCCGGACACATGAACAAGGCGCGCCGCCAGATCAAGGAGGCGCTGCCGGCGATAGACGTGGTGATCGAGGTACTCGATGCCCGCCTGCCCTACTCGAGCGCCAATCCGATGCTCGCCGAACTGACCCGGCACAAGCCGGTGCTCAAGATCCTCTCCCGCGCGGATCTCGCCGACCCCAGGCTCACCGAGGCGTGGTGTGCCCATTTCGACGCTCAGCCGAACACCCAAGCGCTGGCGATGGTCACCAGCGACCAGCGTGCGCTGAAGAGAATTCCCGCGCTGTGTCGTGACCTCGCCGGCCAGGTCAGGGCCGATCGCGACGTCCGGGTGATGGTGATGGGCATCCCCAACGTCGGTAAATCGACGCTGATCAACAACCTCGCCGGGCGCAAGATCGCCAAGGTCGGCAACGAGCCGGCGGTGACCAAGCGCCAGCAGGTCGTGCGTCTCGACAATGGCATCGCGCTGACCGATACCCCCGGCGTGCTGTGGCCGAAGATCGAAGACCAGGCCAGTGGCTATCGGCTGGCAGCCAGTGGCGCGATCCGCGATACCGCGCTCGACTACCTCGATGTCGCGACGATCACCGCCGCCGAGCTGGCCCGGCGCTACCCCGAGGCGCTCAAGGCCCGCTACAAGCTGACCGACCTGCCGGCCTACGTCGCCCCCGCCGAAGTCGTCGAGATCGAGGCCGACGGTCCGCGCAAGATCGACCTGCAGGCGCTGGCCGGTTTCGACGGCCAAACGATCATCGCCGAGATCGCGCGCAAGCGCGGCGGTCTCAAGAGCGGCGGCGTACTCGATCTCCACCGCGGCGCCGAGGTGCTGCTCCATGAGCTGCGCGACGGCAAGCTCGGCAGGCTGAGCCTCGAGGCCCCCGAGGACATCCCCGCGCCGGGCGGACCGGAGGAAGAGCAGACCGGCTGA